A single Streptomyces sp. Edi2 DNA region contains:
- the rnc gene encoding ribonuclease III yields the protein MSDANSTSRKRGDEPTPADTASSHTLLEGRLGYKLESALLVRALTHRSYAYENGGLPTNERLEFLGDSVLGLVVTDTLYRIHPDLPEGQLAKLRAAVVNSRALAEVGRGLDLGAFIRLGRGEEGTGGRDKASILADTLEAVIGAVYLDQGLDAAGELVHRLFDPLIEKSSSLGAGLDWKTSLQELTATEGLGVPEYLVTETGPDHEKTFTAAARVGGVSYGTGTGRSKKEAEQQAAESAWREIRAAADEAAQVAEAAKAAEPAEAVETAGEDTVG from the coding sequence ATGTCAGACGCCAATTCGACTTCCCGCAAACGCGGGGATGAACCGACTCCGGCGGACACGGCCTCGTCCCACACGCTTCTGGAAGGGCGGCTCGGGTACAAGCTCGAGTCCGCCCTTCTGGTGCGTGCGCTGACACACCGCTCGTACGCATACGAGAACGGCGGTCTGCCCACCAACGAGCGGCTGGAATTCCTCGGGGATTCGGTGCTCGGCCTGGTGGTCACGGACACGCTGTACCGCATCCACCCCGATCTGCCGGAGGGCCAGCTGGCCAAGCTCCGGGCCGCGGTGGTCAACTCGCGTGCGCTTGCCGAGGTGGGCCGCGGCCTCGACCTCGGCGCCTTCATCCGCCTCGGACGGGGCGAAGAAGGCACGGGCGGCCGGGACAAGGCATCCATCCTCGCCGACACCCTGGAAGCGGTGATCGGCGCGGTCTATCTCGACCAGGGCCTCGATGCGGCCGGCGAGCTGGTGCACCGGCTCTTCGACCCGCTGATCGAGAAGTCCTCCAGCCTGGGCGCGGGCCTGGACTGGAAGACCAGCCTCCAGGAACTCACCGCGACCGAAGGCCTCGGGGTTCCGGAGTACCTGGTCACGGAGACCGGACCGGACCACGAGAAGACCTTTACTGCTGCCGCCCGCGTCGGTGGTGTCTCGTACGGCACCGGCACCGGCCGCAGCAAGAAGGAAGCCGAGCAGCAGGCGGCCGAATCCGCGTGGCGCGAGATCCGCGCCGCGGCGGACGAGGCGGCCCAGGTGGCCGAGGCGGCCAAGGCGGCAGAGCCCGCCGAGGCCGTCGAGACCGCCGGAGAAGACACCGTCGGCTAG
- the mutM gene encoding bifunctional DNA-formamidopyrimidine glycosylase/DNA-(apurinic or apyrimidinic site) lyase — protein MPELPEVEVVRRGLERWVSGRTIDEVEVRHPRAIRRHTAGAADFAARLMGLQLGAARRRGKYLWLPVTGGGPAAQTAAEGLPPRVTPSVTHGLAILAHLGMSGQLLVQPQDAPDEKHLRIRLRFADDLGTELRFVDQRTFGGLSLHDTVPGDADHLPDAIAHIARDPLDAAFDDAAFHDALRRRRTTVKRALLDQTLISGVGNIYADEALWRSKLHYERPTATFTRPRTAELLGHVREVMDAALAVGGTSFDSLYVNVNGESGYFDRSLDAYGREDEPCRRCGTPIRRRPWMNRSSYFCPRCQRPPRG, from the coding sequence GTGCCCGAGCTGCCCGAGGTCGAGGTCGTACGCCGCGGACTGGAGCGCTGGGTCAGCGGCCGCACGATCGACGAGGTCGAGGTGCGGCATCCGCGCGCGATCCGCCGGCACACGGCCGGCGCGGCCGACTTCGCGGCCCGGCTCATGGGTCTGCAACTCGGCGCGGCACGCAGGCGCGGCAAGTACCTCTGGCTCCCGGTGACCGGCGGGGGCCCGGCCGCGCAGACCGCCGCCGAAGGCCTTCCTCCGAGGGTCACGCCATCCGTCACCCACGGCCTGGCGATCCTCGCCCACCTCGGCATGAGCGGCCAGTTGCTCGTCCAACCGCAGGATGCCCCGGACGAGAAGCATCTGCGCATCCGGCTCCGCTTCGCCGACGACCTCGGCACCGAACTCCGCTTCGTCGACCAGCGCACCTTCGGCGGCCTCTCGCTGCACGACACCGTCCCCGGCGACGCGGACCACCTGCCCGACGCCATCGCCCATATCGCCCGCGACCCGCTCGACGCGGCCTTCGACGACGCCGCCTTCCACGACGCGCTGCGCCGCCGCCGGACCACCGTCAAACGGGCGCTGCTCGACCAGACGCTGATCAGCGGCGTCGGCAACATCTACGCGGACGAGGCGCTGTGGCGCAGCAAGCTCCACTACGAGCGGCCGACCGCCACCTTCACCCGCCCGCGCACCGCCGAACTGCTCGGCCACGTACGGGAGGTGATGGATGCCGCGCTCGCCGTCGGCGGCACCAGCTTCGACAGCCTCTATGTGAACGTCAACGGGGAGTCCGGCTACTTCGACCGCTCCCTGGATGCCTACGGCCGCGAGGACGAACCCTGCCGCCGCTGCGGCACCCCGATCCGCCGCCGTCCCTGGATGAACCGTTCCAGCTACTTCTGCCCCCGCTGCCAGCGGCCGCCGCGCGGCTGA
- a CDS encoding helix-turn-helix domain-containing protein produces the protein MATENPAETAEEPPSGCPDDLAYDVFARNCPSRDTLKHVTDRWGSLTLGALLDGTFRFNELRRRVQGVSEKMLAQTLQALERDGLVHREAQQTNPPRVDYALTPLGHQVARQLQLLIALVEDRMPQVLQARERYDARHPGS, from the coding sequence ATGGCCACCGAGAATCCCGCAGAGACCGCCGAGGAGCCCCCGTCCGGCTGCCCGGACGACCTGGCCTACGACGTGTTCGCGCGCAACTGTCCCTCCCGTGACACGCTCAAGCACGTCACCGACCGATGGGGCAGCCTGACGCTGGGCGCGCTGCTCGACGGCACCTTCCGCTTCAACGAACTGCGGCGCCGGGTACAAGGCGTGAGCGAAAAGATGCTGGCCCAGACCCTGCAGGCACTGGAGCGGGACGGACTCGTCCACCGCGAGGCGCAGCAGACCAACCCGCCCCGGGTGGATTACGCGCTGACACCGCTGGGCCACCAGGTCGCCCGCCAACTGCAGTTGCTGATCGCCCTGGTGGAGGACCGGATGCCGCAGGTGCTCCAGGCCCGGGAACGCTATGACGCCCGGCACCCCGGGAGCTGA
- a CDS encoding flavodoxin family protein yields the protein MPAPVVSVAYHSGFGHTAVLAEAVRAAAAGAGATVHLIKVDEITEAQWELLDASDAIVFGSPTYMGTASGAFHTFAEATSRRWATRAWQDKLAAGFTNSASKSGDKLHTLQFFTVLAAQHGMSWVSLNLLPGWNSSTASENDLNRLGFFLGAGAQSDNDQGAEAVHKADIATAEHLGRRIAEQARIFAAGRAAVAA from the coding sequence CTGCCCGCTCCCGTCGTCTCCGTCGCCTACCACTCCGGCTTCGGCCACACCGCCGTACTGGCCGAGGCCGTCCGCGCCGCTGCCGCCGGGGCGGGAGCCACCGTCCACCTGATCAAGGTCGACGAGATCACCGAGGCCCAGTGGGAACTGCTCGACGCCTCCGACGCGATCGTCTTCGGTTCGCCGACCTATATGGGGACGGCTTCCGGGGCGTTCCACACCTTCGCCGAGGCCACTTCCCGGCGCTGGGCGACCCGTGCCTGGCAGGACAAGCTCGCGGCCGGCTTCACCAACTCCGCCTCCAAGAGCGGGGACAAGCTGCACACCCTGCAGTTCTTCACGGTGCTCGCCGCCCAGCACGGCATGAGCTGGGTCAGCCTCAACCTGCTCCCCGGGTGGAACTCCTCCACCGCCTCGGAGAACGACCTCAACCGGCTCGGCTTCTTCCTGGGGGCCGGCGCCCAGTCCGACAACGACCAGGGCGCGGAGGCGGTCCACAAGGCCGATATCGCCACCGCCGAACACCTCGGACGCCGTATCGCCGAACAGGCCCGCATCTTCGCCGCGGGCCGCGCCGCCGTTGCCGCCTGA
- a CDS encoding CAP domain-containing protein, with amino-acid sequence MGRHRRSAPPAPDAHGAGPVDAPSAGHPGPSDADLRRGHRAAPRRGRAPVRTGLLGASAVMAMGAVAVASGLLPGHGQFDGGTSGDQGDRVRAGALPEATGTPAGGSATPSDRATEQASRGSARATAPGTGRPSSPTTPSTSPSPHRTAASPAGKSDTRRSTVPAGRPSSAASVRSAAPSKTADTQSSAEAQVLSLVNQERDRAGCSPVTADKELAGLAQQFSDDMARRGFFDHTDPDGDTPWDRARDAGIDDLGGENIARGQATAQAVMDSWMHSPGHRANILNCDYQTLGVGAHVGPGGPWWTQDFGF; translated from the coding sequence ATGGGCCGCCACCGACGCTCTGCTCCACCAGCCCCCGATGCCCACGGTGCGGGGCCTGTTGACGCACCGTCGGCCGGGCACCCGGGCCCGTCGGACGCGGACCTGCGCCGCGGACATCGCGCGGCCCCGCGCCGCGGGCGGGCCCCCGTACGCACCGGACTGCTCGGCGCCTCCGCGGTGATGGCGATGGGAGCCGTCGCGGTCGCCTCCGGACTGCTCCCCGGTCACGGCCAGTTCGACGGGGGGACCAGCGGCGACCAGGGGGACCGCGTCCGGGCCGGCGCGCTGCCGGAGGCCACCGGGACGCCGGCCGGCGGGTCGGCGACCCCGTCCGACCGCGCCACGGAACAGGCCAGCCGCGGCAGCGCCCGCGCCACGGCCCCCGGCACCGGCCGCCCCTCCTCCCCCACCACCCCCTCGACGTCTCCCTCTCCGCACCGGACGGCCGCCTCCCCCGCCGGAAAGTCCGACACCCGCCGGTCCACCGTGCCCGCCGGCCGGCCGTCCTCGGCAGCGTCCGTACGCAGCGCGGCGCCGTCGAAGACCGCCGACACCCAGTCGTCCGCCGAGGCGCAGGTCCTGTCCCTGGTCAACCAGGAGCGCGACCGGGCCGGCTGCTCTCCCGTCACGGCGGACAAGGAATTGGCGGGGCTCGCGCAGCAGTTCAGTGACGACATGGCCCGGCGCGGCTTCTTCGACCACACCGACCCGGACGGGGACACGCCCTGGGACCGCGCCCGAGACGCGGGCATCGACGACCTGGGCGGCGAGAACATAGCCCGCGGACAGGCCACCGCCCAGGCCGTGATGGACTCCTGGATGCACAGCCCCGGCCATCGCGCCAACATCCTCAACTGCGATTACCAGACCCTCGGGGTCGGCGCCCATGTCGGGCCGGGCGGCCCGTGGTGGACGCAGGACTTCGGCTTCTAG
- a CDS encoding acylphosphatase, with protein sequence MNEAVRVTAWVRGQVQGVGFRWFTRANALRIGELAGFAVNLGDGRVQVVAEGPKDHCDALLDWLRTGDTPGRVDGVTEIWDTPRGGYDGFEIR encoded by the coding sequence ATGAACGAAGCTGTCCGTGTGACCGCCTGGGTGCGTGGTCAGGTCCAAGGCGTCGGGTTCCGTTGGTTCACCCGGGCCAACGCCCTTCGCATCGGCGAACTCGCCGGATTTGCGGTCAATCTCGGTGACGGCCGCGTCCAGGTGGTCGCCGAGGGCCCGAAGGACCACTGCGATGCGCTGCTGGACTGGCTCCGTACCGGAGACACGCCCGGGCGGGTCGACGGAGTCACTGAGATATGGGACACGCCCCGGGGCGGTTACGACGGCTTCGAAATCCGCTGA
- a CDS encoding AAA family ATPase: MHLKSLTLRGFKSFASATTLRFEPGITCVVGPNGSGKSNVVDALSWVMGEQGAKSLRGGKMEDVIFAGTTGRPPLGRAEVSLTIDNADGALPIEYAEVTITRIMFRNGGSEYQINGDTCRLLDIQELLSDSGIGREMHVIVGQGQLDSVLHADPMGRRAFIEEAAGVLKHRKRKEKALRKLDAMKANLARVQDLTDELRRQLKPLGRQAAVARRAAVIQADLRDARLRLLADDLVTLRRALRAEIADEAALKERKQAAEDRLRTAQQHEAALEEEVRTLTPRVQRAQQTWHELSQLAERVRGTISLAEARVKSASAAPPEERHGRDPEDMEREAARIREQEAELTAALEAASRALEDTVEHRAGLERQLADEERRLRDAARAIADRREGLARLSGQVTAARGRAASAQAEIGRLAEARDDARRRAVTAQEEYEQLKAEVDGLDAHDEEIAGRHEAARHELAEAESALSAAREALTTAERERAATAARHDALALGLRRKDGTGALLAAAGRLTGVLGPAAELLTVTPGFEIPVAAALGVAADALAVTGPGAAAEAIRLLRTQDAGRAAMVLGGGGSRRGTGRVPAQSARAVEDVADVTAAEAVGTADSVDAVGATGIGEVPNVAEVLSIPHIPSAPVSPDASEAGEAIQTAEATETAEAAEATEAVRVSAWSGAGGADRAEGAVVDAGAGGAAGVPGASGAPGSAGPRLPGPRSGPVPAEELVRGPAELTAAVARLLRDVVVVGTLEDAEELVAARPELTAVTGEGDLLGAHFAHGGSAGAPSLLEVQASVDEAAAELEELAARCEELARAQRAAAERRTECAALVEELAERWRAADREKSKVAGDLGRLGGQARAAAGEAERSDAAADRAEEALARAVEEAEELAERLAVAEEEPGVGDEEPDTSARDRLAADGANARQTEMEARLQARTHEERVKALAGRADALDRGARAEREARLRAERRRARLRHEAQVAGAVAAGARQLLAHVEVSAVRAEEERGAAERAKAEREQALVAERNQGRELKSELDKLTDSMHRGEVLGAEKRLRIEQLETKALEELGVEPAGLMSEYGPEQLVPPSPAAEGEVLPEDPGHPRHQPVPYVRAEQEKRLRAAERAYQQLGKVNPLALEEFAALEERHKFLSEQLEDLKKTRADLMQVVKEVDERVEQVFTEAYRDTAREFEGVFARLFPGGEGRLVLTDPDDMLATGVDVEARPPGKKVKRLSLLSGGERSLTAVALLVSIFKARPSPFYVMDEVEAALDDTNLQRLIGIMEELQESSQLIVITHQKRTMEVADALYGVSMQGDGVTKVISQRLH, encoded by the coding sequence GTGCATCTCAAGAGTCTGACCCTGCGAGGTTTCAAGTCCTTCGCCTCGGCCACGACGCTCCGGTTCGAGCCGGGCATCACCTGCGTCGTGGGCCCGAACGGCTCCGGCAAGTCCAATGTGGTGGACGCGCTCTCCTGGGTCATGGGCGAGCAGGGAGCCAAGTCGCTGCGCGGCGGGAAGATGGAGGACGTCATCTTCGCCGGGACGACCGGGCGGCCGCCGCTCGGCCGGGCCGAGGTCTCGCTCACCATCGACAACGCCGACGGTGCACTGCCGATCGAATACGCCGAAGTCACCATCACCCGGATCATGTTCCGCAACGGCGGCAGCGAGTACCAGATCAACGGAGACACCTGCCGGCTGCTGGATATCCAGGAATTGCTCTCCGATTCCGGTATCGGCCGGGAGATGCACGTCATCGTCGGGCAGGGCCAGCTCGACTCCGTGCTGCATGCCGACCCGATGGGGCGCCGGGCCTTCATCGAGGAAGCGGCCGGTGTCCTCAAGCACCGCAAGCGCAAGGAAAAGGCGCTGCGGAAGCTGGACGCGATGAAGGCCAACCTCGCCCGTGTCCAGGACCTGACCGATGAGCTGCGGCGCCAGCTCAAGCCGCTGGGACGGCAGGCCGCGGTCGCCCGGCGCGCCGCCGTCATCCAGGCGGACCTGCGGGACGCCCGGCTGCGGCTGCTCGCCGACGACCTCGTCACCCTGCGCCGGGCGCTGCGCGCCGAGATCGCGGACGAGGCGGCGCTCAAGGAGCGCAAGCAGGCCGCCGAGGACCGGCTGCGCACCGCCCAGCAGCACGAGGCGGCGCTGGAGGAGGAGGTGCGCACCCTGACGCCGCGGGTGCAGCGCGCCCAGCAGACCTGGCACGAGCTCTCCCAGCTCGCGGAGCGGGTGCGCGGCACGATCTCGCTGGCCGAGGCGCGGGTCAAGAGCGCTTCGGCGGCCCCGCCGGAGGAGCGGCACGGGCGCGACCCCGAGGACATGGAGCGCGAGGCGGCCCGGATCCGCGAGCAGGAGGCGGAGTTGACGGCCGCGCTGGAGGCGGCGAGCCGGGCGCTGGAGGACACCGTCGAACACCGTGCCGGACTGGAGCGGCAGTTGGCGGACGAGGAGCGGCGGCTGCGGGACGCGGCCCGGGCCATCGCCGACCGCCGTGAGGGCCTGGCCCGGCTGAGCGGGCAGGTCACCGCCGCCCGTGGGCGGGCCGCCTCGGCGCAGGCGGAGATCGGCCGGTTGGCCGAGGCCAGGGACGACGCCCGGCGCCGGGCGGTCACCGCTCAGGAGGAGTACGAACAGCTCAAGGCCGAGGTCGACGGGCTGGACGCGCACGACGAGGAGATCGCCGGTCGGCACGAGGCGGCCCGCCACGAATTGGCGGAGGCGGAGTCCGCGCTGTCCGCGGCGCGGGAGGCGCTGACCACGGCCGAGCGCGAACGGGCCGCGACCGCCGCACGGCATGACGCACTGGCGCTGGGGCTGCGCCGCAAGGACGGCACCGGTGCGCTGCTGGCCGCCGCAGGCCGGCTCACCGGCGTGCTCGGTCCGGCGGCGGAACTGCTGACCGTCACCCCCGGTTTCGAGATCCCGGTCGCGGCTGCCCTCGGCGTGGCCGCGGACGCCCTCGCCGTCACCGGCCCGGGCGCGGCCGCCGAGGCCATCAGGCTGCTGCGTACACAGGACGCGGGGCGGGCGGCGATGGTGCTGGGAGGAGGCGGGAGCCGGCGGGGGACGGGGCGGGTGCCTGCGCAGTCGGCGCGGGCTGTGGAGGACGTGGCGGATGTGACGGCCGCGGAGGCCGTGGGGACCGCGGACTCCGTGGACGCGGTGGGGGCTACGGGGATTGGTGAGGTCCCGAATGTCGCAGAGGTTCTGAGTATCCCGCATATCCCGAGTGCTCCGGTTTCCCCGGATGCCTCGGAGGCTGGTGAGGCCATTCAGACTGCTGAAGCCACTGAGACCGCTGAGGCCGCTGAGGCCACCGAGGCCGTTCGGGTGTCGGCGTGGAGCGGGGCCGGTGGGGCCGACAGGGCCGAAGGGGCCGTGGTGGACGCCGGTGCGGGCGGCGCGGCCGGGGTACCCGGGGCATCCGGCGCACCCGGGTCCGCCGGGCCCCGGCTCCCCGGCCCCCGTTCCGGGCCCGTACCCGCGGAGGAACTGGTTCGGGGGCCCGCGGAGTTGACGGCCGCCGTGGCCCGGCTGCTGCGGGACGTCGTGGTGGTCGGGACGCTGGAGGACGCCGAGGAGCTGGTGGCCGCGCGGCCGGAGCTGACGGCGGTGACCGGTGAGGGCGATCTGCTCGGGGCGCATTTCGCGCACGGCGGCTCCGCCGGTGCGCCGAGCCTGCTGGAGGTGCAGGCGTCCGTCGACGAGGCGGCCGCCGAGCTGGAGGAGCTGGCAGCGCGCTGCGAGGAGTTGGCGCGGGCGCAGCGGGCCGCGGCGGAACGCCGTACGGAGTGTGCCGCGCTGGTGGAGGAGCTGGCCGAGCGGTGGCGAGCGGCGGACCGGGAAAAGTCGAAGGTCGCCGGGGACCTCGGCCGGCTCGGCGGGCAGGCGCGGGCGGCCGCGGGGGAGGCCGAGCGGTCGGACGCGGCGGCGGACCGGGCCGAGGAGGCGCTGGCGCGGGCCGTCGAGGAGGCCGAGGAGCTGGCCGAACGCCTTGCGGTGGCCGAGGAGGAGCCGGGCGTCGGCGACGAGGAGCCCGATACCTCGGCGCGGGACCGGCTGGCCGCCGACGGTGCCAATGCGCGGCAGACCGAGATGGAGGCCCGGCTCCAGGCGCGGACGCACGAGGAGCGGGTGAAGGCGCTCGCCGGGCGGGCGGACGCGCTGGACCGGGGGGCGCGCGCCGAACGCGAGGCGCGGCTGCGGGCCGAGCGGCGGCGCGCGCGGCTGCGGCACGAGGCGCAGGTGGCCGGGGCGGTCGCCGCCGGTGCCCGGCAGCTGCTGGCCCATGTCGAGGTGTCGGCCGTACGGGCCGAGGAGGAGCGGGGTGCGGCGGAGCGGGCCAAGGCCGAGCGGGAGCAGGCGCTGGTGGCCGAGCGCAACCAGGGCCGGGAACTGAAGTCCGAGCTGGACAAGCTGACGGACTCGATGCATCGCGGCGAGGTGCTGGGCGCGGAGAAGCGGCTGCGGATCGAGCAGCTGGAGACCAAGGCGCTGGAGGAGCTGGGGGTGGAGCCGGCCGGGCTGATGTCCGAGTACGGCCCCGAGCAGCTGGTCCCGCCGTCGCCGGCCGCCGAGGGCGAGGTGCTTCCGGAGGATCCCGGGCATCCGCGCCATCAGCCGGTGCCCTATGTACGGGCCGAGCAGGAGAAGCGGCTCAGGGCGGCCGAGCGGGCGTATCAGCAGCTCGGGAAGGTGAATCCGCTGGCATTGGAGGAGTTCGCCGCATTGGAGGAACGGCACAAGTTCCTCAGCGAGCAGCTTGAAGACTTGAAGAAGACCCGGGCCGACCTGATGCAGGTGGTCAAGGAGGTCGACGAGCGGGTGGAGCAGGTCTTCACCGAGGCGTACCGCGACACCGCACGCGAGTTCGAGGGCGTCTTCGCGCGGCTCTTCCCGGGCGGCGAGGGGCGGTTGGTGCTGACCGATCCGGACGACATGCTGGCGACCGGGGTGGATGTGGAGGCGCGCCCGCCGGGGAAGAAGGTCAAGCGGCTGTCGCTGCTGTCCGGTGGCGAGCGGTCGCTGACCGCGGTGGCGCTGCTGGTGTCGATCTTCAAGGCGCGGCCCAGCCCGTTCTATGTGATGGACGAGGTGGAGGCCGCCCTGGACGACACCAACCTGCAGCGGCTGATCGGGATCATGGAGGAGCTGCAGGAGAGCTCCCAGCTGATCGTGATCACGCATCAGAAGCGGACGATGGAGGTCGCGGACGCCCTTTACGGGGTATCGATGCAAGGCGACGGCGTTACCAAGGTCATCAGTCAGCGGCTGCACTGA
- a CDS encoding sugar porter family MFS transporter, whose product MTSTAQPTGSEGRKARPEHLGHVIFITAAAAMGGFLFGYDSSVINGAVEAIRGRYEVGSAVLAQVIAVALIGCAIGAATAGRIADRIGRIRVMQIASVLFTISAVGSALPFALWDLAFWRIIGGFAIGMASVIGPAYIAEVSPSAYRGRLGSFQQAAIVIGIAISQLVNWGILNLADGKQRGVIAGLEAWQWMLGVMVIPAVLYGLLSFAIPESPRYLISADKVDRAKGVLAEVEGKTVDLDKRVAEIKDAMRREHKASFKDLLGSKFGFLPIVWVGIGLSVFQQLVGINVAFYYSSALWQSVGIDPSASFFYSFTTSIINIIGTVIAMIFVDRIGRRPLALIGSAGMALALGLEAWAFSAKTAAGTLPATEGTVALIAAHVFVLFFALSWGVVVWVFLGEMFPNKIRAAALGVAASAQWIANWAITASFPSLSDWNLSGTYVIYMVFALLSIPFVLKYVKETKGKALEEMG is encoded by the coding sequence TTGACCAGCACCGCGCAGCCGACGGGTTCGGAAGGCCGCAAGGCCCGTCCCGAACATCTCGGCCATGTCATCTTCATCACCGCGGCTGCCGCGATGGGCGGCTTTCTCTTCGGCTATGACAGCTCTGTCATCAATGGTGCCGTCGAGGCGATCCGTGGCCGCTATGAGGTCGGTTCCGCCGTACTCGCCCAGGTGATCGCCGTTGCGCTGATCGGCTGTGCCATCGGCGCCGCCACCGCGGGCCGGATCGCGGACCGCATCGGCCGTATCCGCGTGATGCAGATCGCCTCGGTGCTGTTCACCATCAGCGCCGTCGGCTCCGCTCTTCCGTTCGCCCTCTGGGACCTCGCCTTCTGGCGGATCATCGGCGGCTTCGCCATCGGTATGGCCTCGGTCATCGGCCCGGCCTATATCGCCGAGGTCTCGCCGTCCGCCTACCGCGGCCGTCTCGGCTCGTTCCAGCAGGCCGCGATCGTCATCGGCATCGCCATCTCCCAGCTCGTCAACTGGGGCATCCTCAACCTCGCCGACGGCAAGCAGCGCGGCGTCATCGCCGGCCTGGAGGCCTGGCAGTGGATGCTCGGCGTGATGGTCATCCCGGCCGTCCTCTACGGTCTGCTCTCCTTCGCGATCCCCGAGTCGCCGCGGTACCTGATCTCCGCCGACAAGGTCGACCGGGCCAAGGGGGTGCTTGCCGAGGTCGAGGGCAAGACCGTGGACCTCGACAAGCGGGTCGCGGAGATCAAGGACGCGATGCGCCGCGAGCACAAGGCGTCGTTCAAGGATCTGCTCGGCAGCAAGTTCGGCTTCCTGCCGATCGTCTGGGTCGGCATCGGACTGTCGGTCTTCCAGCAGCTGGTCGGCATCAACGTCGCGTTCTACTACTCCTCGGCGCTGTGGCAGTCCGTCGGCATCGACCCGAGCGCTTCGTTCTTCTACAGCTTCACGACGTCGATCATCAACATCATCGGCACCGTGATCGCGATGATCTTCGTCGACCGGATCGGCCGCCGCCCGCTGGCGCTGATCGGCTCGGCCGGTATGGCCCTCGCGCTCGGCCTGGAGGCGTGGGCCTTCTCCGCCAAGACCGCGGCCGGCACCCTGCCGGCCACCGAAGGCACCGTGGCCCTGATCGCCGCCCATGTCTTCGTGCTCTTCTTCGCCCTCTCCTGGGGCGTCGTGGTCTGGGTCTTCCTCGGCGAGATGTTCCCGAACAAGATCCGCGCCGCCGCGCTGGGCGTCGCCGCCTCCGCGCAGTGGATCGCCAACTGGGCCATCACGGCCAGCTTCCCGAGCCTGTCGGACTGGAACCTCTCGGGTACGTACGTCATCTACATGGTCTTCGCTCTGCTCTCGATCCCCTTCGTGCTGAAGTACGTCAAGGAGACGAAGGGCAAGGCGTTGGAGGAGATGGGCTAA
- a CDS encoding helix-turn-helix domain-containing protein codes for MPGSPRHDPQQDPVHRVVALVRPPQSVFELGCAAEVFGTRRPGLPARYDFGVCTPRPGPVPTTAGYDMVVTRGLPALETADTVVIPGWTPAGEPLAPAVRSALRCAHARGARLVSICSGAFALAQTGLLDGRRATTHWSLAATLTERFPRIEVDPAVLYIDHGDLATSAGAAAGVDLCLHLVRRDHGAAHAARIARHMVMPPHREGGQTQYAAPPPGEGAGPAPGMRHSLAPLLEWAAGRLAGPVSVEDMARQLGISPRTLARRFADQLGTSPGQWLLDRRIGAARALLEESDLPVEAVALRVGLSSAVNFRRRFQRALHTTPSAYRRAFRAADGAPRAGDDV; via the coding sequence ATGCCAGGATCGCCGCGGCACGACCCGCAGCAGGACCCCGTGCACCGCGTGGTGGCACTGGTGCGCCCGCCCCAGTCGGTCTTCGAACTCGGCTGCGCCGCCGAGGTCTTCGGCACCCGGCGCCCCGGGCTGCCCGCCCGCTACGACTTCGGGGTGTGTACGCCGCGGCCCGGCCCCGTACCGACGACGGCGGGGTACGACATGGTGGTGACCCGCGGCCTGCCGGCGCTGGAGACCGCGGACACCGTCGTGATCCCCGGCTGGACACCGGCCGGGGAACCGCTCGCGCCCGCCGTCCGCTCGGCGCTGCGGTGCGCGCATGCGCGGGGCGCCCGGCTGGTCAGCATCTGTTCCGGTGCCTTCGCGCTGGCACAGACCGGGCTGCTGGACGGCCGCCGGGCGACCACCCACTGGAGTCTGGCGGCCACCCTCACCGAGCGTTTCCCCCGTATCGAGGTGGACCCCGCGGTGCTGTACATCGATCACGGCGACCTGGCGACCAGCGCGGGAGCGGCGGCCGGGGTGGACCTCTGTCTGCATCTCGTACGCCGCGACCACGGCGCGGCCCATGCCGCACGGATCGCCCGGCACATGGTCATGCCGCCGCACCGCGAAGGGGGCCAGACCCAGTACGCGGCGCCGCCCCCGGGAGAGGGTGCCGGCCCCGCCCCCGGCATGCGGCACTCACTGGCCCCGCTGCTGGAGTGGGCGGCCGGCCGGCTGGCCGGGCCGGTTTCCGTCGAGGACATGGCCCGGCAGTTGGGGATCTCCCCGCGCACCCTCGCCCGGCGGTTCGCGGACCAGCTCGGTACCAGTCCCGGCCAATGGCTGCTGGACCGCCGTATCGGCGCCGCCCGGGCCCTGTTGGAGGAGAGCGACCTGCCCGTCGAGGCGGTCGCGCTGCGCGTCGGCCTGTCGTCGGCGGTCAACTTCCGCCGGCGCTTCCAGCGCGCGCTGCACACCACGCCGTCCGCGTACCGGCGGGCGTTCCGTGCGGCGGACGGCGCGCCCCGGGCCGGCGACGACGTCTGA
- a CDS encoding cupin domain-containing protein — MTPGYVWTAVDDAPVKELFPGIRIRPLWTGGNGAKAQVLEMDPGSCWEGIDVHAPGPEEVFVVSGTFNDGDGDHPAGSFLHAPAGSWHVPQSAAGCTLFVFYPEG, encoded by the coding sequence CTGACCCCGGGCTACGTATGGACCGCGGTGGACGACGCCCCGGTCAAGGAGCTGTTCCCCGGCATCCGGATCAGGCCGCTGTGGACCGGCGGCAACGGGGCGAAGGCCCAGGTGCTGGAGATGGATCCGGGCAGCTGCTGGGAGGGCATCGATGTACACGCACCCGGGCCCGAGGAGGTCTTCGTGGTGTCCGGCACCTTCAACGACGGTGACGGCGACCACCCGGCCGGGTCCTTCCTCCATGCGCCGGCCGGCTCCTGGCACGTCCCGCAGTCGGCGGCGGGCTGCACCCTTTTCGTCTTCTACCCGGAAGGCTGA